From Achromobacter spanius, a single genomic window includes:
- the pheA gene encoding prephenate dehydratase: protein MDEELQRKLLPLRKRIDDLDAQILDLLSQRARAALEVGEAKHAAHADGPVLRPEREAEVIRRLQQINPGPFPNAGVASVWTEIISACRGLERGMTVAFLGPQGSFSEQAALEHFGHAVQKLPCASFDEVFRAVEAGQADVGMVPVENSTEGAVNRSLDLLLNTPVKILGERSLVIRHCLMSQSGGMDGIKTISAHPQALAQCQGWLTRNYPDVERVAAASNSEAARAAASDASIAAIAGEVAAPAWNLQIVAAGIQDDPHNRTRFLAIGNIEPLVSGKDKTSLILAVPNRAGAVYEMLAPLAANGVSMTRFESRPARTGQWEYYFYVDVLGHRNDPNVERALAALQAQVAYLKVLGSYPAQ, encoded by the coding sequence ATGGATGAAGAGCTGCAGCGCAAGCTGCTTCCCCTGCGCAAGCGCATCGATGACCTCGATGCGCAGATCCTCGATCTTCTGTCGCAGCGCGCGCGCGCCGCGCTGGAAGTGGGCGAGGCCAAGCACGCCGCGCACGCCGATGGCCCGGTGCTGCGCCCCGAGCGCGAGGCTGAGGTCATCCGCCGTCTGCAGCAGATCAATCCCGGACCCTTTCCCAACGCCGGCGTGGCGTCGGTCTGGACCGAAATCATCTCCGCATGCCGGGGCCTGGAACGCGGCATGACGGTCGCGTTTCTGGGGCCGCAGGGCTCGTTCTCGGAACAGGCCGCGCTGGAGCATTTTGGCCATGCGGTCCAGAAGCTGCCTTGCGCCTCGTTCGACGAGGTCTTCCGGGCCGTCGAGGCCGGCCAGGCAGACGTGGGCATGGTGCCCGTGGAAAACTCCACCGAAGGCGCCGTCAACCGCAGCCTGGACCTGCTGCTCAACACCCCGGTCAAGATCCTGGGCGAGCGTTCGCTCGTCATTCGCCATTGCCTGATGTCGCAGTCGGGCGGCATGGACGGCATCAAGACCATTTCCGCGCACCCGCAGGCGCTGGCCCAGTGCCAGGGCTGGCTGACGCGCAACTATCCCGACGTCGAGCGCGTGGCCGCGGCCAGCAATTCCGAGGCGGCGCGCGCTGCCGCGTCGGATGCAAGCATTGCCGCCATTGCCGGCGAAGTGGCCGCGCCCGCCTGGAACCTGCAGATCGTCGCCGCAGGCATCCAGGACGACCCGCATAACCGCACCCGCTTCCTGGCGATCGGCAACATCGAGCCGCTGGTCAGCGGCAAGGACAAGACCAGCCTGATTCTGGCGGTGCCGAACCGCGCGGGCGCCGTCTATGAAATGCTGGCGCCCCTGGCCGCCAATGGCGTGTCGATGACGCGTTTCGAGTCGCGCCCCGCGCGCACCGGCCAGTGGGAATACTATTTCTACGTAGACGTCCTGGGTCATCGGAACGACCCGAATGTCGAGCGCGCCCTGGCGGCCTTGCAGGCACAGGTTGCCTACCTCAAAGTGCTGGGCTCGTACCCGGCGCAGTGA
- the aroA gene encoding 3-phosphoshikimate 1-carboxyvinyltransferase, with protein sequence MGALPYLDLPRVRRAQGTMALPGSKSISNRVLLLSAIAEGTTVITGLLDSDDTRVMLAALRQLGVQVSDLEAGRVTVQGVRRFPVESADLFMGNAGTAIRPLTAALALMGGDYRLSGVPRMHERPIGDLVDALNALGARVDYLGQPGYPPLHIGRGDIAENAVTRVQGSVSSQFLTALLLAAPLQAARSGKPVTIEVAGELISKPYIEITLNLMARFGVLVQRDGWSRFVVDAGAAYRSPAQIGVEGDASTASYFLALGAIGGGPVRVTGIGADSIQGDVGFASTLADMDAKVTYGPDWIEVSGVQVADGELLRAFDTDFNLIPDAAMTAAALALYADGPCRLRNIGSWRVKETDRIHAMQTELEKLGAQVESGPDWLRVTPPAQGAWRDAHIGTWDDHRMAMCFSLAAFGPAAVRILDPGCVSKTFPGYFDVYAGLVSA encoded by the coding sequence ATGGGCGCTTTGCCTTACCTCGATCTGCCGCGCGTGCGGCGCGCGCAAGGCACGATGGCCTTGCCCGGATCCAAGAGCATTTCCAACCGCGTGCTGCTGCTGTCGGCCATTGCCGAAGGCACGACGGTCATCACCGGCCTGCTGGACTCCGATGACACCCGCGTGATGCTGGCCGCGTTGCGCCAGTTGGGCGTGCAGGTGTCCGACCTGGAAGCAGGGCGCGTCACGGTGCAGGGCGTGCGCCGCTTCCCGGTCGAAAGCGCCGACCTCTTCATGGGCAATGCGGGCACCGCGATCCGCCCGTTGACGGCGGCGCTGGCGCTCATGGGCGGCGACTACCGGCTGTCCGGCGTGCCGCGCATGCACGAGCGCCCAATCGGCGATCTGGTCGACGCCTTGAACGCGCTGGGCGCGCGCGTCGACTATCTCGGCCAGCCGGGCTATCCGCCGCTGCACATCGGCCGCGGCGACATCGCTGAAAACGCCGTGACCCGCGTGCAGGGTTCGGTGTCCAGCCAGTTCCTGACCGCCTTGCTGCTGGCTGCGCCGCTGCAGGCCGCGCGCAGCGGCAAGCCCGTCACCATCGAGGTCGCGGGCGAGCTGATTTCCAAGCCCTACATCGAGATCACGCTGAACCTGATGGCGCGCTTTGGCGTGCTGGTGCAGCGGGATGGCTGGAGCCGTTTCGTCGTGGACGCTGGCGCGGCTTATCGCAGCCCGGCGCAGATCGGGGTGGAAGGGGACGCATCGACGGCGTCGTATTTCCTGGCGCTGGGCGCCATTGGCGGCGGCCCCGTGCGCGTGACCGGCATTGGTGCCGACAGCATCCAGGGCGACGTGGGGTTCGCCAGCACGCTGGCCGACATGGACGCCAAGGTCACCTATGGTCCAGACTGGATTGAAGTCTCGGGCGTGCAGGTTGCGGACGGCGAGCTTCTGCGCGCCTTCGACACCGATTTCAACCTGATTCCCGACGCCGCGATGACAGCCGCGGCGCTGGCCCTGTATGCCGACGGCCCTTGCCGGCTGCGCAACATCGGCAGCTGGCGCGTCAAGGAGACGGACCGCATTCATGCCATGCAGACCGAGCTGGAAAAGCTTGGCGCGCAGGTCGAGTCCGGCCCCGATTGGCTGCGTGTGACGCCGCCGGCGCAGGGCGCCTGGCGCGATGCGCATATCGGCACCTGGGACGACCACCGCATGGCGATGTGCTTTTCGCTGGCGGCATTCGGGCCGGCCGCGGTCCGCATTCTCGATCCCGGTTGTGTCAGCAAGACCTTCCCGGGTTACTTTGACGTCTACGCCGGCCTGGTTTCGGCCTAG
- the gyrA gene encoding DNA gyrase subunit A: MDSFAKETLPVSLEEEMRRSYLDYAMSVIVGRALPDVRDGLKPVHRRVLYAMHELNNDWNRAYKKSARIVGDVIGKYHPHGDQSVYDTIVRMAQDFSMRYMLVDGQGNFGSIDGDNAAAMRYTEIRLAKIAHELLADIDQETVDFGPNYDGSEQEPLLLPSRLPNLLVNGSSGIAVGMATNIPPHNLQEVVDGCLYCLRNPACTVDELIELIPAPDFPTGGIIYGMSGVREGYRTGRGRVIMRAKTHFEDMEKGNRQAIVIDAIPYQVNKKTLQERIAELVNDKKIEGISDIRDESDKDGMRLVIELKRGEVPEVVLNNLYKNTQLQDTFGMNLVALVDGQPRLLNLKQMIDYFLQHRREVVTRRTVFQLRKARERGHVLEGLAVALANIDDFIAIIKAAPTPPVARQELMAKSWDSSLVREMLSRADGDTPGGRAAFRPDDLGVEFGLQGDGMYRLSDTQAQEILNMRLQRLTGLEQDKIVGEYKDIMSTIADLLDILARPERITSIISEELQAIKAEFSTGAKDSRRSEIELNATELDTEDLITPTDMVVTLSHGGYIKSQPLSEYRSQKRGGRGKQATAMKENDWIDQLFIANTHDFLLCFSNRGRVYWLKVWEVPQGTRNSRGKPIVNMFPLADGEKITVVLPVKEFSEDHFVFMATSRGTVKKTPLSDFSNPRKAGIIAVDLDDGDYLIGADLTDGKHDVMLFSDAGKAVRFDENDVRPMGRNARGVRGMMLEDTQTVIALLVAGDETQTVLTATENGYGKRTPIAEYTRHGRGTKGMIAIQTTSRNGKVVGAVLVTPTDEIMLITTGGVLVRTRVAEIREMGRATQGVTLINVDDGSTLSGVRRVVESDADDDGELDEDGQETGGDDSSDAADSTEPTEQ; the protein is encoded by the coding sequence ATGGATTCCTTTGCCAAGGAGACGCTTCCGGTATCGCTGGAAGAAGAGATGCGCCGCAGTTACCTCGATTACGCGATGAGCGTGATCGTCGGTCGGGCGCTACCGGATGTGCGGGACGGCTTGAAGCCCGTCCACCGGCGCGTGCTCTACGCGATGCACGAGCTGAACAACGATTGGAATCGCGCCTATAAGAAGTCGGCGCGTATCGTCGGGGACGTCATCGGTAAGTACCACCCCCACGGCGACCAGTCCGTTTACGACACCATTGTCCGCATGGCGCAGGATTTCTCCATGCGCTACATGCTGGTCGACGGCCAGGGCAACTTCGGTTCCATCGACGGCGATAACGCCGCGGCGATGCGTTACACCGAAATCCGCCTGGCCAAGATCGCCCACGAGCTGTTGGCCGACATCGACCAGGAAACCGTCGATTTTGGGCCCAACTATGACGGCAGCGAGCAGGAACCGCTGCTGCTGCCGTCGCGCCTGCCCAACCTGCTGGTCAACGGCAGCTCCGGCATCGCGGTGGGCATGGCCACCAACATTCCGCCGCACAACCTCCAGGAAGTGGTCGACGGCTGCCTGTATTGCCTGCGCAATCCGGCGTGCACGGTCGATGAGCTGATCGAGCTCATCCCGGCGCCGGACTTCCCCACGGGCGGCATCATCTACGGCATGTCCGGCGTGCGGGAAGGCTATCGCACGGGTCGCGGCCGCGTCATCATGCGCGCCAAGACGCACTTCGAAGACATGGAGAAGGGCAATCGCCAGGCGATCGTGATCGACGCGATTCCCTACCAGGTCAATAAGAAGACGCTGCAGGAACGTATTGCCGAGCTGGTCAACGACAAGAAGATCGAAGGCATTTCGGACATCCGCGACGAGTCGGACAAGGACGGCATGCGCCTTGTCATCGAACTCAAGCGCGGCGAAGTGCCTGAGGTCGTGCTGAACAACCTCTACAAGAACACGCAGCTGCAGGACACCTTCGGGATGAACCTGGTGGCGCTGGTCGACGGCCAGCCCCGCCTGCTCAACCTGAAGCAGATGATCGACTACTTCCTGCAGCATCGCCGGGAAGTGGTCACGCGCCGCACGGTGTTCCAGTTGCGCAAGGCCCGCGAGCGCGGCCACGTGCTGGAAGGCCTGGCGGTGGCGCTGGCCAATATCGACGATTTCATCGCGATCATCAAGGCGGCCCCGACCCCGCCGGTCGCCCGTCAGGAACTGATGGCGAAGTCCTGGGATTCGTCGCTGGTGCGCGAAATGCTGTCGCGCGCCGACGGCGACACGCCGGGCGGCCGCGCGGCCTTCCGCCCGGACGACCTGGGCGTCGAGTTCGGTCTCCAGGGCGACGGCATGTACCGCCTGAGCGATACGCAGGCTCAGGAAATCCTGAACATGCGCCTGCAACGCCTGACCGGGCTGGAGCAGGACAAGATCGTCGGCGAGTACAAGGACATCATGTCCACGATCGCCGACCTGCTCGACATCCTGGCCCGTCCGGAGCGCATCACGTCCATCATCAGTGAAGAGCTGCAGGCCATCAAGGCGGAGTTCTCGACTGGCGCCAAGGACTCGCGCCGTTCGGAAATCGAACTGAACGCGACGGAACTCGATACCGAAGACCTGATCACGCCGACCGACATGGTCGTGACGTTGTCGCACGGCGGCTACATCAAGAGCCAGCCGCTGTCCGAGTACCGCTCGCAAAAGCGTGGCGGTCGCGGCAAGCAGGCCACGGCCATGAAGGAAAACGACTGGATCGACCAGCTCTTCATCGCCAACACGCACGACTTCCTGCTGTGCTTCTCGAACCGCGGCCGCGTGTACTGGCTGAAGGTCTGGGAAGTGCCGCAAGGCACGCGCAATTCGCGCGGCAAGCCCATCGTCAACATGTTCCCGCTGGCCGACGGCGAGAAGATCACGGTGGTGCTGCCGGTCAAGGAATTCAGCGAAGACCACTTCGTCTTCATGGCGACCTCGCGCGGCACGGTCAAGAAGACCCCGCTGTCCGACTTCTCCAACCCGCGCAAGGCAGGCATCATCGCCGTCGACCTTGACGATGGCGACTACCTGATCGGCGCTGATCTCACTGACGGCAAGCACGACGTCATGCTGTTCTCGGACGCCGGCAAGGCCGTGCGCTTCGACGAAAACGACGTGCGCCCGATGGGCCGCAACGCCCGCGGCGTGCGCGGCATGATGCTCGAGGACACGCAGACGGTCATCGCGCTGCTGGTCGCCGGCGACGAGACGCAGACGGTGCTGACCGCCACGGAAAACGGCTACGGCAAGCGCACGCCGATCGCGGAGTACACGCGTCACGGCCGCGGCACGAAGGGCATGATCGCCATCCAGACCACGTCGCGTAACGGCAAGGTGGTGGGCGCTGTGCTGGTCACGCCTACCGATGAAATCATGCTCATCACCACCGGCGGCGTTCTGGTGCGCACCCGCGTCGCGGAAATCCGCGAAATGGGCCGCGCGACGCAGGGCGTCACGCTGATCAACGTCGACGACGGCAGCACGCTGTCCGGCGTGCGCCGTGTCGTCGAAAGCGATGCGGACGATGACGGCGAACTGGACGAAGACGGCCAGGAAACCGGTGGCGACGACAGCAGCGACGCAGCAGATTCGACGGAACCTACGGAGCAATAA
- the serC gene encoding 3-phosphoserine/phosphohydroxythreonine transaminase: MARPWNFSAGPSVLPEVVLQQAAAEMLDWHGSGMSVMEMSHRGKHFVQICDEAESDLRDLLGLPADYAVMFMQGGGSGENAIVPMNLMGRRGAPAADFVVTGHWSKRSYKEAGRYGSTHIAASSDHATQIDGREQGPLTWVPPANTWQVRKESAYLHLCSNETIGGVEFLDWPDTADLGAPDVPLVIDASSHFLSRPMDVSRCGMMYAGAQKNAGPAGVTMVIARRDLIGQALPICPSAFDYANVAAEHSRYNTPPTFAIYIAGLVFKWVKANGGVAGMEAANKAKADLLYGYLDSTSFYRNPIHAPVRSRMNVPFVLHDESLNDAFLKGAEAAGLTQLKGHKSVGGMRASIYNALPLEGVTALVEYLKEFERRHG; the protein is encoded by the coding sequence ATGGCCCGCCCCTGGAACTTCTCGGCTGGCCCCTCGGTCTTGCCCGAGGTGGTGCTGCAGCAAGCCGCTGCAGAAATGCTGGACTGGCACGGCAGCGGCATGTCCGTGATGGAAATGAGCCATCGCGGCAAGCATTTCGTGCAGATCTGCGATGAAGCAGAGTCCGATCTGCGTGACTTGCTAGGCCTGCCGGCCGATTACGCCGTCATGTTCATGCAAGGCGGCGGTTCCGGGGAAAACGCCATCGTCCCCATGAATCTCATGGGACGACGCGGCGCGCCTGCCGCGGATTTCGTCGTGACGGGCCATTGGTCCAAGCGTTCGTACAAGGAAGCCGGCCGCTACGGCAGCACGCACATTGCGGCCAGCTCCGACCACGCCACCCAGATCGACGGCCGCGAGCAGGGGCCGCTGACCTGGGTGCCGCCGGCCAACACCTGGCAGGTGCGCAAGGAATCGGCCTACCTGCACCTGTGCAGCAACGAAACCATCGGTGGCGTCGAGTTTCTGGACTGGCCCGACACCGCCGATCTCGGCGCGCCTGACGTGCCGCTGGTCATCGATGCCTCGTCGCATTTCCTGTCGCGCCCGATGGACGTGTCGCGCTGCGGCATGATGTACGCCGGCGCGCAGAAGAACGCCGGCCCGGCCGGTGTCACCATGGTCATCGCGCGCCGCGACCTGATTGGCCAGGCCTTGCCGATCTGCCCCTCGGCGTTTGACTACGCCAACGTGGCGGCCGAACACTCGCGCTACAACACCCCGCCCACCTTTGCGATCTACATCGCGGGCCTGGTGTTCAAGTGGGTCAAGGCCAACGGCGGCGTGGCCGGCATGGAAGCGGCCAACAAGGCCAAGGCCGATCTGCTGTACGGCTACCTGGATAGCACCAGCTTCTACCGCAATCCCATCCACGCACCCGTGCGTTCGCGCATGAACGTGCCGTTCGTGCTGCATGACGAGTCGCTCAACGACGCCTTCCTGAAGGGCGCCGAGGCAGCGGGCCTCACGCAGTTGAAGGGCCACAAGAGCGTGGGCGGCATGCGCGCCTCCATCTACAACGCGCTGCCGCTCGAAGGGGTGACGGCGCTGGTCGAGTACCTGAAGGAATTTGAGCGCCGCCATGGATGA
- a CDS encoding prephenate dehydrogenase — MNDALPSSDQGAAGPLIPVLAVVGVGLIGGSFAAALRQAGQVGKVLGVGRNAQSLERAVALGLIDEAVTAEAAAAQADLIMLATPVGGLTNVLSQMRPHLSPGAVLTDGGSTKAEVVEAARAALGDRIGQFVPGHPIAGAERTGPEAADAGLYRGRTVILTPVAENAAAAMALVRRAWQACGADVIDMDAAAHDRVLASVSHLPHLLSSVYMEQVATAADAATRLELAGSGFRDFTRIAAGSPEMWRDIFLSNRDAMLAEVAAVRGVLDRAERAIADGDGEALLTLLDTAARARRGWRKE, encoded by the coding sequence ATGAACGACGCGTTACCTTCTTCCGATCAGGGGGCCGCGGGCCCCCTGATTCCTGTATTGGCCGTGGTTGGCGTCGGTTTGATCGGCGGTTCTTTTGCGGCAGCCTTGCGGCAGGCAGGGCAGGTGGGCAAGGTGTTGGGCGTGGGGCGCAATGCGCAGTCGCTCGAACGCGCCGTCGCGCTGGGCCTCATCGACGAGGCTGTGACGGCCGAAGCTGCGGCGGCCCAGGCGGACCTCATCATGCTGGCCACACCGGTCGGCGGCCTGACGAACGTGCTGTCGCAGATGCGGCCGCACCTTTCGCCGGGGGCCGTGCTGACCGACGGCGGCAGCACGAAGGCCGAAGTGGTCGAGGCGGCGCGCGCTGCGCTGGGCGATCGCATTGGCCAGTTTGTGCCGGGCCATCCCATTGCGGGCGCCGAGCGCACCGGGCCGGAGGCCGCGGATGCGGGCCTCTATCGCGGACGTACTGTCATCCTTACGCCCGTGGCGGAAAACGCCGCCGCGGCCATGGCGCTGGTGCGCCGGGCGTGGCAGGCCTGCGGCGCGGACGTCATCGACATGGATGCCGCCGCGCACGATCGCGTGCTTGCGTCGGTCAGCCATCTACCGCACCTGCTGTCGTCGGTGTATATGGAACAGGTGGCCACGGCCGCCGACGCCGCGACCCGGCTGGAACTGGCGGGCAGCGGGTTTCGTGACTTCACTCGTATCGCCGCCGGATCGCCCGAGATGTGGCGCGACATCTTTCTGTCCAACCGCGACGCGATGCTGGCCGAAGTGGCCGCGGTGCGCGGCGTGCTGGACCGTGCCGAGCGCGCCATCGCCGATGGCGACGGCGAGGCTCTGCTGACGTTGCTGGACACGGCGGCGCGTGCGCGCCGTGGCTGGCGCAAGGAGTAG
- the ompA gene encoding outer membrane protein OmpA, giving the protein MNKPSKFALALAFAAVTASGVASAQTVDNWRNPFGNVWKNGTNELCWRDAFWTPATGIPGCDGVPVAQQKAKPAPMAAKVVFNADTFFDFDKSTLKPEGRQLLQQVAQQASTIDLETIIAVGHTDSIGTEQYNQKLSERRAASVKAYLVSLGIDPNRIYTEGKGELQPIASNKTKEGRAQNRRVEIEIVGSRK; this is encoded by the coding sequence ATGAACAAACCCTCCAAATTCGCTCTGGCGCTCGCCTTCGCCGCCGTCACGGCCTCTGGTGTAGCTTCCGCGCAAACCGTGGACAACTGGCGCAACCCGTTCGGTAACGTTTGGAAGAACGGCACGAACGAACTGTGCTGGCGCGATGCCTTCTGGACCCCGGCCACCGGTATTCCCGGTTGCGACGGCGTCCCGGTTGCCCAACAGAAGGCGAAGCCGGCCCCGATGGCGGCAAAGGTCGTGTTCAATGCTGACACGTTCTTCGACTTCGACAAGTCGACCCTGAAGCCCGAAGGCCGCCAGCTGCTGCAGCAAGTCGCTCAGCAAGCCAGCACCATCGATCTGGAAACCATCATCGCCGTCGGCCACACCGACTCGATCGGTACCGAACAGTACAACCAGAAGCTGTCCGAGCGCCGCGCCGCTTCGGTTAAGGCTTACCTGGTCAGCCTGGGCATCGACCCCAACCGTATCTATACGGAAGGCAAGGGCGAACTGCAGCCGATCGCTTCCAACAAGACGAAGGAAGGCCGCGCCCAGAACCGTCGCGTTGAGATCGAAATCGTGGGTAGCCGCAAGTAA
- the cmk gene encoding (d)CMP kinase translates to MTASTSASLAPVITIDGPTASGKGTVAHRVAKALGWAVLDSGALYRLTALAAINRGVAAEDEPAVARVAETLDVRFDGPHVYLEGADAGHDIRREEVGNFASRVAAFPGVRQALLERQRAFRLPPGLVADGRDMGTVVFPDASLKVFLVADVVARAERRRKQLIEKGISANLDDLLRDMRERDARDTGRATAPLAPAADAHVLDSSNLTIAETVQAILDFWQNANQ, encoded by the coding sequence TTGACTGCTTCAACTTCCGCTTCCCTGGCCCCGGTCATCACGATCGACGGCCCCACCGCGTCCGGCAAGGGCACCGTGGCCCATCGCGTCGCCAAGGCGCTGGGCTGGGCGGTGCTGGACAGCGGCGCGCTGTACCGGCTGACCGCGCTGGCCGCCATCAACCGCGGCGTGGCCGCCGAGGACGAGCCCGCCGTCGCGCGCGTGGCCGAAACGCTGGACGTGCGTTTTGACGGCCCCCATGTCTACCTCGAGGGCGCGGATGCCGGTCATGACATCCGCCGCGAGGAAGTGGGCAATTTCGCGTCCCGCGTGGCAGCTTTCCCTGGCGTTCGGCAGGCTTTGCTGGAGCGCCAGCGCGCCTTCCGGCTGCCGCCCGGCCTGGTTGCGGACGGCCGCGACATGGGCACCGTCGTGTTCCCGGACGCGTCCCTGAAGGTCTTCCTGGTCGCCGACGTCGTTGCCCGGGCGGAGAGGCGGCGTAAGCAGTTGATCGAAAAGGGAATTTCTGCTAATCTAGACGACCTTTTGCGGGATATGCGCGAGCGTGACGCGCGCGACACCGGGCGCGCCACTGCGCCGCTGGCCCCCGCAGCAGACGCACACGTGCTGGATTCGTCCAATCTGACGATCGCAGAAACGGTGCAGGCAATACTGGATTTCTGGCAGAACGCCAACCAGTGA
- the hisC gene encoding histidinol-phosphate transaminase: MTQASKPLVAPAHVSAIAPYQAGKPIEKLAREFGLDPATIVKLASNENPLGMPKSARAAMLAAAESLARYPDPNGFDLKAALAERYGVPMNWITLGNGSNDILEIAALALLEPGASAVYAQHSFAVYRLATQARGARHIVVPAVDHGHDLDAMFDAIADDTRLVFIANPNNPTGTFVPGDKIADFLERVHAAHGDRVTVVLDEAYNEYLDPEFRFDSTALARQYPNLIVSRTFSKAYGLAGLRVGFSVAQPGLTDLLNRVRQPFNVNTLAQAAAIAALGDAAYLEEAYASNKAGKAQLCAAFDKLNLRYVPSYGNFVLVHVGDAPRINLELLKRGVIVRPVAGDGLPEWLRVSIGLPQEIARFIDALTAILTA, from the coding sequence ATGACCCAAGCATCCAAGCCCCTCGTTGCCCCCGCGCACGTCAGCGCCATCGCCCCGTACCAGGCTGGCAAGCCGATCGAAAAACTGGCCCGCGAGTTCGGCCTGGATCCGGCAACCATCGTCAAGCTGGCCTCCAACGAAAACCCCCTGGGCATGCCCAAGTCGGCGCGCGCGGCCATGCTGGCCGCCGCCGAATCGCTGGCGCGCTATCCGGACCCCAATGGTTTTGACCTGAAGGCGGCGCTTGCCGAACGCTACGGCGTGCCGATGAACTGGATCACGCTGGGCAACGGCTCGAACGACATCCTGGAAATCGCCGCGCTGGCGCTGTTGGAACCGGGCGCCTCGGCGGTGTATGCGCAGCATTCGTTTGCGGTTTACCGCCTGGCCACGCAGGCGCGCGGCGCGCGCCATATCGTGGTGCCGGCCGTTGACCACGGCCACGACCTGGATGCCATGTTCGACGCGATCGCCGACGACACGCGTCTGGTGTTCATCGCCAACCCGAACAACCCCACCGGCACCTTCGTGCCGGGCGACAAGATCGCCGACTTCCTGGAACGCGTGCATGCCGCGCATGGCGACCGCGTCACGGTCGTGCTGGACGAGGCCTACAACGAATACCTGGACCCGGAATTCCGCTTCGACAGCACCGCGCTGGCGCGCCAGTATCCCAACCTGATCGTGTCGCGCACGTTCTCCAAGGCCTACGGCCTGGCGGGCCTGCGCGTGGGCTTCTCGGTCGCGCAGCCTGGCCTGACCGATCTGCTCAACCGCGTGCGCCAGCCGTTCAACGTCAACACGCTGGCCCAGGCCGCGGCCATCGCCGCGCTGGGCGACGCCGCCTACCTGGAAGAAGCCTACGCCTCCAACAAGGCGGGCAAGGCCCAGCTCTGCGCCGCGTTCGATAAGCTGAATCTGCGTTACGTGCCCAGCTACGGCAACTTCGTGCTGGTGCACGTGGGCGACGCGCCGCGCATCAATCTTGAACTCCTCAAGCGCGGCGTCATCGTGCGTCCCGTCGCGGGCGACGGCCTGCCGGAGTGGCTGCGCGTGTCCATCGGACTGCCTCAAGAAATCGCCCGATTCATCGACGCCCTGACCGCCATCCTGACCGCATGA